Part of the Xiphophorus maculatus strain JP 163 A chromosome 3, X_maculatus-5.0-male, whole genome shotgun sequence genome, AAAGGATGTCTTCAAAATTATACTGTGGCGTCTTAAAATATTTCGTTATGGCATATTACTTTTTCCAGTTAACTGAAAAAAACGCAACTTGCTAATTCAAACAATTGTTTGCGTTAATTTTTATAAGgcttatatttgtattttaggtaaatgtatttcattgcagaatttattttgaaaaataatacagtCAAAAGGCTTTAGGTCATGTCAATTGACAGAAAAAGGAACACAAAAAGCGATTTGTAAAATCCAAAGTAgcaaagtgagaaaaagaatTAAAGTCTGTGTGTGTCCGTATTAATTTATTCTGCGACTTTACTTCACAGCCAGATCTGCCTCAAAGACGCACAACTTCCGGCAGGTGCGCGTTTTCCTAAATCAGTCTTGagatctttctttttcttttttttgtttctgaagatCCACCCCCAAACTCTCGCTGCGAACGGTTTCGTTTGTTAATAAACAGTCATGATCTCTGACTTATAATTAAGAATACCAACAAGGTCTGTCTGTGAGCAGGGGGTCTGTTTTCCCGCAGGAACTTAACAGCCGCTTGTCAGCTGCTGCAAAACGTCTGGCATCTTACCAAAAACAGGGAGCGTCTGTTTTACTGTCCGAGTCTGTCTGGCGAGTTGACTGCAAGCTGTTGCGTTTATCGCTGCACACCACGGAGGTGACACCTCTATAAACTGCAGCTGAAACCCTACAGGGGATATCGGTAAGTGATCGCACAGCCTCATTTGCCTGCTACTGAAAACTGTCGTTTGCATTTACCTTTTAGTTTCGACAAGACAAGCTTATTGTAAATGTGCTTAAGGTTGACAGCGTAGCTGGAATTGACATTTTCAACACGAACACAGCGAGGTTGTAAAGTACGAGTTTCCCACTTCATGATTTCCCAAAACACGTTACTTTAAAAAGCCCAGaggaggattaaaaaaaaaaaaaaaaacttctcctTTTCGTCTCtgagttgatgacatcacaagaggcaaaCGAATGGGGCCGATCAGCTGCATCTGTGTACACTATGGCGggcatttatatttttcttataaatcCCGAAGTTCCTTTTCAATCTGTCTTTGTTCTCGTATTGTCGTAAATAATGCTGACTAACGCTGCACCTTTAAAGTTTTACTGCGGATTTCCAGTGAACAAATTTTTAGAAGGAATTTCACTCAATACGTGAGGAAGCAGCTGGAAAGATGTTAAGTACACTTACAACTCTTAAGCCTAATGTGATGTCATCCTAGGTATGTGTTCACACAACTTGTTTTTTGGAGGACAGATTTGAtctcaaataaataatgttttacgACAAACTTTTGACATGGAGTTGACACACTACATATGAAATGACTGAGTTGTTTAACAGAAAAATCTCACTAGAGattttaaactgatgtttaattataaaactGTGCTCATGTGAGAGTGACTAACAGgaattggggtttttttttaattgcatcaCAATGACATTGCACCACTTAGGCTATTGTGAGTCTCAGCATGTTATTATCAGCTGGATTTCCcaaaggaatgttttttttttttatcgttcTGCTCTGttgcaaagagagagagagagagactggggggtataaatgtttgtttttgaggtGCTGAGAAGCTGTATCACTTCTGAATTCTCTCCTGTTTCTGTCTCATCAGCTTACAATGGTAATTTTGGATGGAATATTGAATGAGACTCAACCCTCCGACTATAACTATGACTACGAATATAAAGATGAAGATCTCGATAAGGCAGTGTGGATCCCAATTCTGTTCTCCATATTGGTGATCGTTGGGTTGCTGGGGAATGGACTTCTCCTGGCAGTCCTGGCTCAGAAGAGGCGTCCCTGGAGAATATCGGACAGTTTTATTCTCCAGCTAGGAGTGGTGGACATCCTGCTGCTGTTGACCCTGCCCTTCTATGCTGCCCATGCCACTCAAAGCTGTGGATGGTGCTCACAGACTGTCCTCAGGGTCTGTGGAGCTTTTTTTAAGGTAGGTTTTGTGTTGAAATCTGACAGTGAAAGAGATTTCTGTGGAAATAATTTGGCTGCAACAGCTGCCTATATCCTGtttactgtataaaaaaaactcacttaTCAGACAAGCCCACTGCTCTGGGAACATGAACTTTCCTTATATAACATCTGAGATTTCCAGGTTTTGTCTGGGAGATGCAAGTAAGGAAATTAATTATATTCAACGGGTTTCTTGATGTAGCGCCAACTCTCTGGCTGGCACTAACTTCTTTTACCCCAAGTTAGAAATATAACCCGTAACGACACAATATTACTATATACAGTAAGTATAACAAGCTAACAATTTTGACATTGCTGCAGAAGTGATGGTAAGATGCCCTATTTACCTTTTTAACAGGATTTAAAGAATATGTCCCAGTCAAAGATCCTTGAAGTATGTCAGACATATTATCCAAACCAGTCTAGTCAAACTGTGATTGACTGTGTACAACAGTCAATTTCCTGAGGCTGTGGGAACATTATTAAAGACTTTcataaaaggttttcttctggctgtttttctttttctagatCAACCTATATGTGGGGGCATTTCTTCTGGTTTGCGTCTGCCTGGATCACTACCTGTCCTCCATACATGCCGGCCGGTGTAGAAACCACAGAACCAGCTTGGCGATCCTGGGCTGTCTGCTGGCGTGGCTCATTTCTGTCACCCTTACTGTCCTGGATGGGATTTTTCTTGTCAATACTGAGTCAATGCCAGGAAAAGCCCTCTCTGCTCACTCTCACCCCAAAACTAAAGTTGACTGGCAGCTAATCTCACGTGCGCTCCACCTTGGAGTCGGCTTCTTCCTCCCTGCACTTATCCAAATTGTGTTCTGTTCCCACATCATGATACAATGCAAATCCAATCGCCAGATCAGGATAAGACCTGTTCTGCTCATCTTATCTCTGGTGGGAGTTTTCCTACTCTGCTGGATCCCATACAACATCACCCTCTTTATAGACACCATCTCCTACACATCGAAAGACTTTCTCAAAAACCTTTTTGTAGATCATATTAATTCTTTAAAAGCAGCTGTGAAAGTCACCTCAGCTGTAAGCTGCATCAGTGCCTGCGTCAGGCCTCCtttatactttttgttttgtggaaacTTCCGGAAAGCAGTATTCAGCGTCC contains:
- the LOC106699907 gene encoding C-X-C chemokine receptor type 3-like; translated protein: MVILDGILNETQPSDYNYDYEYKDEDLDKAVWIPILFSILVIVGLLGNGLLLAVLAQKRRPWRISDSFILQLGVVDILLLLTLPFYAAHATQSCGWCSQTVLRVCGAFFKINLYVGAFLLVCVCLDHYLSSIHAGRCRNHRTSLAILGCLLAWLISVTLTVLDGIFLVNTESMPGKALSAHSHPKTKVDWQLISRALHLGVGFFLPALIQIVFCSHIMIQCKSNRQIRIRPVLLILSLVGVFLLCWIPYNITLFIDTISYTSKDFLKNLFVDHINSLKAAVKVTSAVSCISACVRPPLYFLFCGNFRKAVFSVLTCAKVECRSSLWELGMEAPHDQCRSEEEMNQMTSA